The Microtus ochrogaster isolate Prairie Vole_2 chromosome 10, MicOch1.0, whole genome shotgun sequence genome contains the following window.
GACCCTCACTGCTTGAGGCCTCGCTGTTGGCACGCCGAAAACCACCACCACCGACGGGTTGATTGAACTGGGTGCTGTCGGAGGACGACTCAGAGAAGGTCTCGGACACGGCAGTTTGCTGCTTCACCTTCTGCGGCGTGTAGTTCGAGATGTCCAAGATCACGTTGGGCTCACTGACGTGGCAGTCAAAGTTGGGATTGTAGAGCTGACTAAAGGCCTCTGAGGCCCAGTCCAGGCCGCCATACCCCTGCCGGAAAGGCCACTGAGAAGCCCCCACAAACTGCCGACAGTTCTCAGGTGAGGgctgaaaggaggaggaggaggaggaggcggcagAGGCTGCAGAAGCTGTGGTGCCCTTGGGCACCATGTAGCCACCGGGTGAGACGGTGCTGGCTCGACTGTCGCAGCGCAAAGGTGTGGGAGCTGACCCAGAGAAGGGCCCCCCCTCAGAGCTGTTGAAGAAGGATGCCTTGCTGGGTGGCAGGCAGGGACCCCCAGTAGGTGGTGGGGCATAGCCAGCACTGTGGGCGCTGCTGGGTGAGGCGGGAAGGCTATTGCCACTGCCATAGGCAAAGCTGCAGTCCTTGCTGTTAGCACAGTCCTGGCCTGAAAAGGGCTTTGCTGGGGCAAACACACTTTGTCCTGCCCCATAGCCACCATATTGAGGCGGGTAGGTGTTGGCAGGCGGGTGGGTGGTAGGTGAGCGGGCCACGGCTGAAGGAGGGGGAGCCAGCTTTGGGAAGGTCTCAGCTGCCCGGCAGTCTGAAGTGGCTGGGGTTATCCCGTAGCTTGTTGCCCGTCCTGGTGGGAAGGTCTGACGGGAGGGCAGAACAGGCTGGAAGGAGGGGTCTGCCCCAGCTCCACTGCTGCCCACCGCCACTGGGCTAGCCTTGGCTCCCCGGCTTGGGAAGGTGGCAAGACCCCGCTGTGCAGGCAGCCCGCTGGAGGGAGGCCCTGCATAGGTGCCTGATGCCTTCCTGGACTCTGGGCGAGAGGCTGAGAGGGCGAAGTCCAAGAGGTCAGAGGAGTCATCCGAGTCAAGCAGGGAGCGAAAATAGCCAGTGAAGAGGTTCTGGCGCTCCTGGCTGAGCTCCGTCTGGCCTGAGGGTGCACCCGTATAGTAGCTGCCCCGGCCTGAAGCCCCACTCTCCAGTCCAGTGGAGGCAAAAGCCCGGGCCTCAGTCCCTTGGAACCCACAGTTTCGGCCAGCTTGCCCTCCTGGGTGCCCATGGTGAGGGGCCCAGCCACCACCCTTGTCCCCAGGCCACTCAGCACCTGCCTCCCCAAAGCCTGGGCCACTGGGCACCTGCTCTGGGAACAGAGTCCCGTTCTTTCGGGACCGTCTCTTGCGCTTGGCTTTCCCAGTCACAGCATCTACCTCCCCTCGGCCCCTTTTGCGTGGATGCCCCAACTCGGTGAGGCCAGGACCCACAACCCCAGTAGCTGCCACTGCTACCACCTTCTTTTTCTTGCCAATGCCCTCAAAGAAGTCACTAAAGGAACAGCGGGCTGCCTTGGCTGCATGGCCTCCACCCCTGCCTCCAAAGCCCCCCGTTTTGCCTCCTCGCCTCCGGAAACCCTGCACACGATGCAGGAAGTGGGAGATGCTCTGGGTGTCTGGGGCCTGGTGCACTGACTCAGGCTCACTGGGTGTCCAGCAGCGGGGCGGTGAGCACCTCCCAGCACACTGGCTCTGGCGGTTCAAGAAGGCCAGCTTGGCAAGGACATCAGAGTACTCAGCCTTACTGTCATTGGCATCTGCTGCATACGATGGCTGTGGAGATGCCAGTTTTTGTTTTCGCCGCCTCCGTTTCTTTACCTCTGGCATGGCCAGAGTGGCCGCTGCCACAGTAGCAGCCTCGGCAGCTACCACAGCAGGCTCTTTGGGCTTGCCAGGACCCAGCAGCAGGTTCTTAGGAGGGCGGCCACGCTTACGCTTGAGAATAATAGGCATCTCACCTGGAGGGAAGACCACCACCACATTCCGGCCATTGTTTTtcatcttcagcaatggggtgGGCTCTGTCGACACCCGCAAGCCCAGCTCCTTGCCTTCCACACTCAGACTGCTGCTCAAGGATGAAACTTTGTACGTGGTCTTATTTCTCCGCCCTAGAGATACAGGGATCTTGGCCATCTTCACCACCATGCGCCGTACACCCCTGCACTTGCCTTTGCGGGTGGGGACCACTGGGGTCTGAGAAGACTCTGGCTCCAGCTCAGGAACTGGGCCTGGGCCTGTCAGAgtaggaggtggtggaggtggtggcagcGGTGGGGGTTCAGCCAGGGCAGCTGCCAGCCCTGTAGGCATGGGCAGGGGAAGCAGGCGACCTTCAGGTCCCGAGTCTGCCTTCCGCCCCCTTCCGGCTTTCCGCCGGCGACACAGGATCTTTGGCCTATCAGTGCGCCTCAAGGCGTACTTGGGGTGGCCCTCAGGACCAGGGGGACCATGAGGTGAGCACAAGTCCAGGCGTAAGGGCTCAGTCAGCTGGCAGTGCCCCAGGGACTGCTGGGGCTCTAGACGTCGACCAGGAACATCCAGCAACTTGGGCAGGGGGTCAAGGGCCTGGGGGTCAAGGAGCTGGGACTCCAAGGAGTCAGGTAGGGTATCTAGGGCCTGCAGAGTCAGGCTCGGCAGCCCTAGAGGATCAGCAAGAGGCTGCAGTGGTGGCAGCTCCAAACCTTCCCCTAGAGGCTCTAGTGCCTGTGGGTCTAGGAAACGGGGTTGGGGGTCCAGGAGCTGTGGTTCAGGCTGCGGTGATGGAGGTTCAAGGGCCTGAGCCTCCAGGAGCTGGGCCTCAGGACATGTAAGGGAGGCCAGCTCACTGAGGATGTCAGCATCTGCTAGCTCAGAGTAGTCAGGCCCATCGGGCTCAGGCTCTGGGGGCAGAccagtggctgtggctgtggctccaGGACCATGGCCTTGGCCAGGCTGGGGGCTATCTCTGGGCTCGGGCTCAGGCTCATAGAGGGGGTGGCTGGGCCGCTCTGACTTGGCATGAGGGGTGACGCGCTCCTCGGGGCTACGGATGCTGTTGGCCAGGCTGGGTGAAGAGAAGAAGCTGTACTGCAGGTCACCGGGTGGTGGAGCAGGTGGGCGGCTCAGTCTTAGCCCACCACAGTCCAGATGCACACCGCTGTGCTGTAGGTCCTGTGACAGCCTTGTCAGGTCCTTCATGATGTCAATCAGCTGCACCACTGGACGCAGGTTCACACGGCCGTTGTCCCAGTGGCGGAGAGAGTTGCTGTCCGGGGCTGGTGTGGGACAGTGGGCCTGGGAGACAGGCCGGGCTGCCCGAGGGGGTAGCACGTCGTCTCCCTTGGCAAGGACTGGTGGACGCCGGGTGCTGGGGTCCCGGCGTGGGGGTGGGCGTGGGTTCTCAGAGAAGGTGTGGGTGGAAAAGGCTTTGTCAGGTGGGCTGGCAGGGGGCCGGGTGGGCAGCAAGGGCCGGGGGGTTGGGGGACCACCGGGGTAGTACTTGGGCTCTCGGAGGTAGTCAGGAGAGCTGCAGACGGCACTGGAAGTCACCACCAGGCCCTGGGGCTTCACACGCATCCTGACCTTGTCCTCCGAGGGCCACCAGGCGGGGCCGGGGCTGACATGAGGGTGCGAGAAGCCGGGACCAGAACCTGccagggaaagagaggcaggaagtcCTTCACTGAGCCGGCTTCAGTTTCCCACACCCTATTGAGACCCTGGACCCTTTCCCTAGGGTTCCATTGATTGCTACACTATGTTCCAGCCCCTGACCCAAGTCCAGATGGCTGGCAGGTCTTCAATCAAGTATACACAAGTGAACTCCTTTTGACAGCATCCCCGTCTTGGAGAAGGAGGCCTAGCAGGAGGACAAGGTGACCACTCCACATAGAACTGACCAGCTCTCAGAGTATCTTTCCCTCTCATCCCCAGCCCCTAAGGTGCACTCACCCTCGGCTCTGCCGCCTGGGCTGTCACACTGGATATCTCTGTGGGCAACAAGACACGTAACAGATCTGAATTCTCCACATGAATTAGGGTCCACACCCAAACCCTGCTACTAGCGCACAGTCCCACCCCAGCTCCCTCAGTGCCCCCTTGTGACTGACCTGGTAAACAGAGGGTCCCCGTGCTTGGGGACTCTGCCAGTCGCTGGCTGTCGGCTGGGGGTGTTGTGGAGCCACTTCGGCCCGAGTCCAGGCCTTGGGACGGGGACGTGGACAGCGCCTGGAAAGGACCACGGCAGCTCAGGTTTAGTGAGCACCTACTGCGCGCCAGGCACTGGGCTGTCAGCTGTCCAGGCATTGCTTCATTAATTCTTCATACCAATCCTGCGAGGTAGGGGCTGTTAATaaccccattttgcagatgaagaaatggaggctCAGACATGAAGTATTATTcattctctcattcattcattcttaggTTCATTACTCATGGAATGTCTACTCTGCACAAGGCCTGGGTAGTCAGGTATTAAAATAATCACTGGaccaagagctacagagaaagtgAAGAGAGCACCGGGGTCAAGGGTCCAGCAGCCACCAGGAAGTTGACAATAAAAGCCTGTACTTTAGGGACACTTTTTCTACTGCTAACCCTAGGCTAAGTACCTTAGCGGGTCATCTCATCTAATCTCCCTACCatacagaaataaattattatcCTGCCCACTTTTAAAAACACCATCTAGAAGAGGTTCGTCTCCTGATGGATGAAGCTCCCCAAGTCTGCAACAGCTCATGTTTATTATACCAAGAAAGTCATGTTTTGCCTGTACTGATGTATATATAGCATGTACATGCCCTGGTACctagaggagagaagagggcatcagatctcctggaactagagttctacaggaggctgtgagctaccatgtggtgctggagactgaaccaggagcaagagtagccaatgctctaaacagctatctcttcagctattattttattacattttaattgtgtgcatgtgtgtacatgtacgtgcttgtgtatgtatggaggtcaaagaacaactagCAGAAGCCAGCTTTCTCCTTGTGGGTCCCATGGACcacactcaggttgtcaggtcAGAGGACGAGCACTTTCAGCCACTGGTCATCTCATCAGCCccgcttttcaagacagggcagTAGACGGGGTCttacagatatgcaccaccacGTCTGGCTCTCATGAagtttcttcttattcttttctaGACCCAACAGAGACGTTGAGGGGGAAAGAGTGACAAGAATGTAGAAAGGACCCAGacggtggcggcgcacacctttaaccccagcactcgggaggcagaggcaggcagatctctgagttcaaggcctggtctacagagtgagttccaggtgcCTAGGGCTGTGCAGAGAAATTCTGCAGAGCTTCATCAGAGAGTCTCttaagtccttccttccttcagtccGGCCCTCTGCCCTCTTGGGGTCCTGTCTATTTCCCCGCCATAGTACTTATCACAACAGCAATCAATGACTTGTGTGACTGGCTATTTACTGTGTTCCTTCAGACTGCGGGCTCTTCAGGGGCAAGGATCACACATGTCTTGTTTATTGCTGTATCCTCTGACCCCAGAGCCTGAGCTATGGATGCTACATAAATATTTACGGAGTGATTCTGAGCTGGTCAGGGCAGAGCTGGGACTTAGATCTAGGCCTGTTTGATTCCCAATGGAGCCTGAAAACGCAGAGCTGAGCCCGAGACAGGACCTCAGTGAACAGCTTGAGCCCCAATTCCTGAAGGGTCTGAGAAAGTAGCCCCCAATCATGTCTCTTGTTTGGTCCTGACCTAGCCCCGCTGGATCATCAGCTTATGCTCTATGGACAGGTGCCATATTGCCTAGTGTCGGCCCGTAGGGAGAATGCAGGGCTGACTCAGGGAGAGGAAGGACACTCTTGTGGGCCCCTGTGGTAGGCAGCGATATGCAATCCACTCAGAGTTTTAAGTATTAAAAGGGCAAGGCTCTCTTGTCTATTCCACTCACTGCATCTTTCGACATCTGGAAAGGAATGTAGCCCACAGGAGTTGCAGGCAGAAAGAACTTTGCAATTCACACACATGACCCACCGAGTCTTCACAGCAACCCAGGAAGCATGCATGGCTTACTGTCCTGGAGCTGCAGAGCAAACGGACCCAGAGCCCTTGTGAAACTCGCCTGAAGCCACACAGCTGTTCAGAGGCAGAGTTCCTAAATCTCTTCAGGCCAAAGCCTCTTTCCCACTCTCAGCTCCTGCAACAACCCTTCAGCCACTTCTGGAAAGGCTCCTTCTAGAGCTGTGGTCTAATTTAAGGCTGGGAGGAACACTGAAATTATCTAAGCCATTGGCTTCCAAACCCTGAGCCCGGGGGAGCGGAGGAGCTGTGTAACACTCCAGATACCCAGGCCCTAGTCCAGGAGGGCCTGACTCACACATCTGAGGGACATCTGGGAAACTGTTATCCTAATCTGCTCCCCCAGTGGGTACCTTGTACTCTAGTGCCATTTTACCAAAGAGGAGACCGAACCAGGAGCGCTTCACTGAAGGTCACATAGCACATGAAGGACCCTTTTGCTGTTCACCAGGTCAGTCCCTATTTTTGTCCACTGTCCCAGcatcatccttctgcctcccatgcaCCTGCTAACTCAAGGCTCCTATACAGCCGTGGAGCTATACCCTTTTTGGTTCAGCACTGCTTCTctctctagacacacacacacacacacacacacacacacacacacacacacacacaatgtaaccTGGAATTCTCCAACACATAGCTGTGTTACCAAGgagaaccttgaacttctaatccccCTGACCCCATCTCCTTATGAGATCGCAGagtacaccaccacaccccactctTACGTTTtgtgactgaacccagggctttgtgcacaatagacaaacactctaccaactgagctacatttccagccaCCCCCCTTCTTTTTTGGGAGGTAAAGTTTTATTTGGAGTCATGGATGGCCTAGAAATCACTATGAAGACCAAGCTGATCTGAAACTTGcaactatcctcctgcctctgccagtgcTGACAACACAAGCATGTACCGCTACAGTCTGTGAGTTTAACtagcactgctttttttttttttttttgatttttcgagacagggtttctctgtagcttttggttcctctcctggcactagctctttctagaccaggctggcctcgaactcacagagatccaactgcctctgcctccctagtgctgggattaaaggcgtgtgccaccaccgcccagctagcacTGCTATTTTTGAAGAGAGAACACGTTCAGAGTCTTGGAAAAGCCAGGCA
Protein-coding sequences here:
- the Ahdc1 gene encoding AT-hook DNA-binding motif-containing protein 1: MRVKPQGLVVTSSAVCSSPDYLREPKYYPGGPPTPRPLLPTRPPASPPDKAFSTHTFSENPRPPPRRDPSTRRPPVLAKGDDVLPPRAARPVSQAHCPTPAPDSNSLRHWDNGRVNLRPVVQLIDIMKDLTRLSQDLQHSGVHLDCGGLRLSRPPAPPPGDLQYSFFSSPSLANSIRSPEERVTPHAKSERPSHPLYEPEPEPRDSPQPGQGHGPGATATATGLPPEPEPDGPDYSELADADILSELASLTCPEAQLLEAQALEPPSPQPEPQLLDPQPRFLDPQALEPLGEGLELPPLQPLADPLGLPSLTLQALDTLPDSLESQLLDPQALDPLPKLLDVPGRRLEPQQSLGHCQLTEPLRLDLCSPHGPPGPEGHPKYALRRTDRPKILCRRRKAGRGRKADSGPEGRLLPLPMPTGLAAALAEPPPLPPPPPPPTLTGPGPVPELEPESSQTPVVPTRKGKCRGVRRMVVKMAKIPVSLGRRNKTTYKVSSLSSSLSVEGKELGLRVSTEPTPLLKMKNNGRNVVVVFPPGEMPIILKRKRGRPPKNLLLGPGKPKEPAVVAAEAATVAAATLAMPEVKKRRRRKQKLASPQPSYAADANDSKAEYSDVLAKLAFLNRQSQCAGRCSPPRCWTPSEPESVHQAPDTQSISHFLHRVQGFRRRGGKTGGFGGRGGGHAAKAARCSFSDFFEGIGKKKKVVAVAATGVVGPGLTELGHPRKRGRGEVDAVTGKAKRKRRSRKNGTLFPEQVPSGPGFGEAGAEWPGDKGGGWAPHHGHPGGQAGRNCGFQGTEARAFASTGLESGASGRGSYYTGAPSGQTELSQERQNLFTGYFRSLLDSDDSSDLLDFALSASRPESRKASGTYAGPPSSGLPAQRGLATFPSRGAKASPVAVGSSGAGADPSFQPVLPSRQTFPPGRATSYGITPATSDCRAAETFPKLAPPPSAVARSPTTHPPANTYPPQYGGYGAGQSVFAPAKPFSGQDCANSKDCSFAYGSGNSLPASPSSAHSAGYAPPPTGGPCLPPSKASFFNSSEGGPFSGSAPTPLRCDSRASTVSPGGYMVPKGTTASAASAASSSSSSFQPSPENCRQFVGASQWPFRQGYGGLDWASEAFSQLYNPNFDCHVSEPNVILDISNYTPQKVKQQTAVSETFSESSSDSTQFNQPVGGGGFRRANSEASSSEGQSSLSSLEKLMMDWNEASSAPGYNWNQSVLFQSSSKPGRGRRKKVDLFEASHLGFSTSASATASGYPSKRSTGPRQPRGGRGSGACSAKKERGGTAAKAKFIPKPQPVNPLFQDSPDLGLDYYSGDSSMSPLPSQSRAFGVGERDPCDFMGPYSMNPSTPSDGTFSQGFHCDSPSLGAPELDGKHFPPLAHPPTVFDAGLQKAYSPTCSPTLGFKEELRPPPTKLTACEPLKHGLQGASLSHAAAAQAHLSCRDLPLGQPHYDSPSCKGTAYWYPPGSAARSPPYEGKVGSGLLADFLGRTEAVCLSAPHLASPPATPKADKEPLEMARPPGPPRGPAAATAGYGCPLLSDLTLAPVPRDSLLPLQDTAYRYPGFMPQAHPGLGGGPKSGFLGPMAEPHPEDTFTVTSL